From the Salmo trutta chromosome 2, fSalTru1.1, whole genome shotgun sequence genome, one window contains:
- the LOC115161099 gene encoding beclin-1-like has product MVAFLDCVQQFKEEVEKGDTGFCLHYRMDVEKGKIEDTGGSGGSYSIKTQFNSEEQWTKALKFMLTNLKWGLAWVSSQFYNR; this is encoded by the exons ATGGTGGCCTTCCTGGACTGTGTGCAGCAgttcaaggaggaggtggagaagggagaCACGGGATTCTGCCTgcactacag GATGGATGTCGAGAAGGGCAAGATTGAGGACACAGGAGGCAGCGGTGGCTCCTACTCCATCAAGACCCAGTTCAACTCAGAGGAGCAGTGGACCAAGGCGCTCAAGTTCATGTTGACCAACCTCAAGTGGGGCCTGGCGTGGGTGTCGTCTCAGTTTTACAACCgatag